Proteins encoded within one genomic window of Acidovorax sp. 107:
- a CDS encoding tetratricopeptide repeat protein — translation MLSSTHTRMTDSLGNPITLHDATSATALNDFVEGFIACEARAVNVLNAAADTSPIVQASCAALHMFAESADAPRNARPFIDQALARAAEATEREQRFVAAIAAWVDSDLPRAIALHEEQARLHPRDLASLKLGQYHLFNRGDSPGMLRLALQALPAAAEVPYLHGMLAFGWEQCHRLPEAEAAARHAIGLCRKEPWAHHALAHVMLTQGRIREGTDFMASVSDTWTDLNSFMVTHNWWHQALFLLEQDRHAEVLALYDQQVWGVVKEYTQDQINAVSLLARLELAGVDVGDRWADVADHLALRLADHVLPFLDLQYLYGLARAGRMEAARTLQNNITAHAATRTEAHERTVWQQVCVPAAHGLLGHAQGDWATAVEKLGVALPRLVEIGGSHAQRDLFHQIWLDALQRNGQWAAVQNVLQPMVNGQPESVRLARQVGVVNQAIGLPVEQGNAL, via the coding sequence ATGCTATCCTCCACGCACACCCGCATGACCGACAGCCTGGGCAACCCCATCACGCTGCACGACGCCACCAGCGCGACGGCGCTGAATGACTTTGTAGAAGGCTTCATCGCCTGCGAAGCCCGCGCGGTGAACGTGCTGAACGCGGCGGCCGACACCAGCCCCATCGTCCAGGCCAGCTGCGCCGCGCTGCACATGTTTGCCGAGTCGGCCGACGCCCCGCGCAACGCCCGCCCCTTCATCGACCAGGCACTGGCCCGTGCTGCAGAGGCTACCGAGCGTGAGCAACGTTTTGTAGCCGCCATCGCCGCCTGGGTGGATAGCGACCTGCCCCGCGCCATTGCACTGCACGAAGAGCAAGCCCGCCTGCACCCGCGCGACCTCGCCTCCCTCAAGCTCGGTCAATACCATCTGTTCAACCGGGGCGACTCGCCTGGCATGCTGCGCCTGGCGCTGCAGGCCCTGCCCGCAGCGGCCGAGGTGCCCTATCTGCACGGCATGCTGGCCTTTGGCTGGGAGCAATGCCACCGCCTGCCAGAGGCCGAGGCCGCCGCCCGCCACGCCATCGGCCTGTGCCGCAAAGAGCCCTGGGCCCATCACGCGCTGGCCCACGTCATGCTGACCCAGGGCCGCATCCGCGAAGGCACCGACTTCATGGCCAGCGTGAGCGACACCTGGACGGACCTGAACTCCTTCATGGTCACGCACAACTGGTGGCACCAGGCACTTTTTTTACTGGAACAGGACCGGCACGCCGAGGTGCTGGCGCTCTACGACCAGCAGGTGTGGGGCGTGGTCAAGGAATACACGCAAGACCAGATCAACGCCGTGTCCCTGCTCGCCCGACTGGAGCTGGCGGGCGTGGACGTGGGCGACCGCTGGGCCGACGTGGCTGACCACCTCGCACTGCGCCTGGCCGACCACGTGCTGCCTTTTCTGGACCTGCAATACCTCTACGGTCTGGCCCGCGCCGGGCGCATGGAGGCCGCGCGGACGCTGCAAAACAACATCACCGCCCACGCCGCCACCCGCACCGAGGCGCATGAACGTACCGTGTGGCAACAGGTGTGTGTGCCTGCCGCCCACGGCCTGCTGGGGCATGCCCAGGGCGACTGGGCGACGGCCGTGGAGAAGCTGGGCGTGGCCCTGCCCCGGCTGGTGGAGATTGGCGGCAGCCATGCGCAACGGGATCTGTTTCACCAGATCTGGCTGGATGCGCTACAGCGCAACGGGCAGTGGGCGGCGGTGCAGAACGTACTGCAGCCGATGGTGAATGGGCAGCCAGAGTCGGTGCGGCTGGCGAGGCAGGTGGGAGTGGTGAACCAAGCGATTGGATTGCCTGTAGAACAGGGAAATGCACTCTAG
- a CDS encoding amidase produces the protein MTELHDLPAHDLIAAYRQRKLSPVEVTQAVLAHIERWEPHIQATYLLRPETALAQARASEARWLRGEPKGALDGVPSTIKENIATEGDPTPLGTAAVELLPAAADAPPAARMREAGAVIVAKTTMPDYGMLSSGLSTFHPLSRNPWDVSKGPGGSSAGGGAAAAAGYGPLHIGTDIGGSLRLPASWCGIFSLKPSLGRIPIDPPYTGRAAGPMTRTVADAALMMQVLSQPDARDSMSLPYQDIAWSQFNKGAERLRGLRIGLLLDAGCGLPVEPEVKAAVERAAKLMEAAGATIVPMAPFMTQAMLDGMDHFWRMRSHIDLQALPAARRDKVLPYIRTWADSAAGMSGTEVFNASHQFHLTRVNTVKACSAFDYVISPVAPNVAFQAELPSPTNDPLRPLEHIGFTVPFNMSEQPAASVNCGYTRAGLPIGLQIAGARFDDLGVLQVAHAFELIREPQRAWPQPPAA, from the coding sequence ATGACCGAACTGCACGACCTGCCCGCTCACGACCTGATTGCCGCCTACCGCCAGCGCAAGCTGTCACCGGTCGAGGTCACGCAGGCCGTGCTGGCCCACATCGAACGGTGGGAGCCCCACATCCAGGCCACCTACCTGCTGCGCCCCGAGACCGCCCTGGCCCAGGCGCGTGCCTCCGAGGCCCGGTGGTTGCGCGGCGAGCCCAAAGGCGCGCTGGACGGCGTGCCCAGCACCATCAAGGAAAACATTGCCACCGAAGGCGACCCCACCCCGCTGGGCACGGCCGCCGTCGAGCTGTTGCCCGCCGCAGCCGACGCCCCCCCTGCCGCCCGCATGCGCGAGGCCGGTGCCGTCATCGTCGCCAAGACCACCATGCCCGACTACGGCATGCTGTCCTCGGGCCTGTCCACGTTTCACCCGCTGTCGCGCAACCCCTGGGACGTGAGCAAAGGCCCCGGCGGCTCCAGCGCCGGTGGTGGCGCTGCGGCCGCTGCGGGCTACGGCCCGCTGCACATCGGCACCGACATTGGCGGCTCGCTGCGCCTGCCCGCCAGCTGGTGCGGCATCTTCAGCCTCAAGCCCAGCCTGGGTCGCATCCCGATTGACCCGCCCTACACCGGGCGTGCCGCCGGGCCCATGACCCGCACCGTGGCCGACGCCGCGCTGATGATGCAGGTGCTGAGCCAGCCCGACGCACGCGACAGCATGAGCCTGCCCTACCAGGACATCGCCTGGAGCCAGTTCAACAAGGGCGCCGAGCGCCTGCGCGGCCTGCGCATCGGCCTGCTGCTGGATGCTGGCTGCGGCCTGCCCGTGGAGCCCGAGGTGAAGGCCGCCGTGGAGCGCGCAGCAAAACTCATGGAAGCCGCTGGCGCCACCATCGTGCCCATGGCGCCCTTCATGACCCAGGCCATGCTCGACGGCATGGACCATTTCTGGCGCATGCGGTCCCACATCGACCTGCAGGCCCTGCCTGCGGCGCGGCGCGACAAGGTGCTGCCCTATATCCGCACCTGGGCCGACAGCGCGGCCGGCATGAGCGGCACCGAAGTCTTCAACGCCAGCCACCAGTTCCACCTGACCCGGGTGAACACGGTCAAGGCCTGCAGCGCGTTCGACTACGTGATCTCGCCCGTGGCGCCCAACGTCGCCTTCCAGGCCGAGCTGCCATCGCCCACCAACGACCCGCTGCGCCCGCTGGAACACATCGGCTTCACCGTGCCATTCAACATGTCCGAGCAACCTGCGGCCTCGGTCAACTGCGGCTACACCCGTGCTGGTTTGCCCATCGGCCTGCAGATTGCAGGTGCGCGCTTTGACGACCTGGGCGTGCTGCAGGTGGCGCATGCCTTCGAGCTCATCCGCGAGCCCCAGCGCGCATGGCCCCAGCCGCCTGCGGCATAA
- a CDS encoding ABC transporter substrate-binding protein: MLNRRTVLATGAIAAVPLTTSLGALAQGRKDAVTVAMTLEPPGLDPTAGAASAIAEIVQYNIFETLTKINPDGSVSPLLAESWEVSPDLKTYTFKLRRGVKFQNGEPFTAAAVKFSYDRAGGEKSTNKDKRTFAGITTQVVDDYTVVLLNKEIDPDLLFVLGQATSIIVEPKSADTNANKPVGTGPYQLQAWNKGSSVVLTAWADYRDAKALKIKRATFRFISDPAAQVAALLAGDVDAFPRVTPRSVAQFKANPKFQVVVSGSRAKTILAINNGKKPLDDVRVRRAIAAAVDRKAVIEGAGDGYGAPIGSHYVPGAFGYVDTTGVNPYDPEKAKKLLAEAGIKTPLELTMTLPPTPYARQGGEVIAAQLAKVGIVAKIQNVEWAQWLSGTYGSKNYDLTIISHVEPFDLGNFAKPDYYWAYNSPKFNDLFNQIKNAARPADRAKLLGDAQRLLADDAVHAFLYSNQWITVANKNLKGLWKDMPVFVNDISTLSWS, encoded by the coding sequence ATGCTGAACCGCCGTACCGTCCTTGCCACTGGCGCCATCGCCGCTGTGCCCTTGACCACCTCGCTTGGCGCCCTGGCGCAAGGCCGCAAAGATGCGGTGACTGTGGCGATGACGCTGGAGCCCCCAGGCCTGGACCCAACCGCTGGTGCGGCCTCTGCCATCGCCGAGATCGTTCAGTACAACATCTTCGAGACGCTCACCAAGATCAACCCCGACGGCAGCGTGTCGCCCCTGCTGGCCGAAAGCTGGGAGGTTTCGCCCGACCTCAAGACCTACACCTTCAAGCTGCGCCGTGGCGTGAAGTTCCAGAACGGCGAGCCCTTCACCGCTGCGGCCGTCAAGTTCTCGTACGACCGCGCAGGCGGCGAGAAGAGCACCAACAAGGACAAGCGCACCTTTGCAGGCATCACCACCCAGGTGGTGGACGACTACACCGTGGTGCTGCTCAACAAGGAGATCGACCCCGACCTGCTGTTCGTGCTGGGCCAGGCCACCTCCATCATCGTGGAGCCCAAGAGCGCCGACACCAACGCCAACAAGCCCGTGGGTACCGGCCCCTACCAGCTGCAGGCCTGGAACAAGGGCTCGTCGGTGGTGCTGACCGCCTGGGCCGACTACCGCGATGCCAAGGCGCTCAAGATCAAGCGCGCCACCTTCCGCTTCATCTCCGACCCAGCCGCCCAGGTGGCTGCTTTGCTCGCCGGTGACGTGGACGCCTTCCCGCGCGTTACGCCGCGCAGCGTGGCGCAGTTCAAGGCCAACCCCAAGTTCCAGGTGGTGGTCAGCGGCTCGCGTGCCAAGACCATCCTGGCCATCAACAACGGCAAGAAGCCGCTGGACGACGTGCGCGTGCGCCGCGCCATCGCCGCTGCGGTGGACCGCAAAGCCGTGATCGAGGGCGCTGGCGACGGCTACGGCGCGCCCATCGGCAGCCACTACGTGCCCGGCGCGTTTGGCTATGTGGACACCACGGGCGTGAACCCCTACGACCCCGAGAAGGCCAAAAAGCTGCTGGCCGAGGCCGGCATCAAGACGCCGCTGGAGCTGACCATGACGCTCCCCCCCACACCCTACGCGCGCCAGGGTGGCGAGGTGATTGCAGCCCAGCTGGCCAAGGTCGGCATCGTCGCCAAGATCCAGAACGTGGAATGGGCGCAGTGGCTCAGCGGCACTTACGGCAGCAAGAACTACGACCTGACCATCATCAGCCACGTGGAACCCTTTGACCTGGGCAACTTTGCCAAGCCCGACTACTACTGGGCCTACAACTCGCCCAAGTTCAACGACCTGTTCAACCAGATCAAGAACGCCGCCCGCCCTGCCGACCGCGCCAAGCTGCTGGGCGATGCGCAGCGCCTGCTGGCCGATGACGCAGTGCATGCGTTCCTGTACTCCAACCAGTGGATCACGGTGGCCAACAAGAACCTCAAGGGCCTGTGGAAAGACATGCCCGTGTTCGTGAACGACATCTCCACGCTGTCTTGGTCCTGA
- a CDS encoding ATP-binding cassette domain-containing protein, whose amino-acid sequence MNHATPTTVAPTTAPLLQVTDLVREYTLPREHLFRPPGKVHALNGVNFSIAAGRSLGIVGESGSGKSTLARLVMALDAPTSGTVELLGRNLHQLPAEELRQARRDFQMVFQDPYGSLDPRQTVERIVTEPLQAQGQTTRAEQREQAAQVLSQVGLRTNDLGKYPHEFSGGQRQRIAIARALITRPRLIVADEPVSALDVSVQAQVLNLMQDLQQQFGITYMLISHDLAVVNHLCDEVAVLYQGRIVERGSPGELFRNAQHPYTQSLVGAVPQVLPGRARARRAAAAAATAKTA is encoded by the coding sequence ATGAACCACGCCACTCCCACCACCGTCGCTCCCACCACCGCGCCGCTGCTCCAGGTGACCGATCTGGTGCGTGAGTACACGCTGCCCCGCGAGCACCTGTTCCGCCCGCCGGGCAAGGTGCATGCGCTCAACGGCGTGAACTTCTCGATTGCTGCAGGCCGCAGCCTGGGCATCGTCGGCGAATCAGGCTCGGGCAAGTCCACCCTGGCACGGCTGGTGATGGCGCTCGATGCGCCCACCTCTGGCACGGTAGAACTGCTGGGCCGCAACCTGCACCAGCTGCCCGCCGAAGAGCTGCGCCAGGCGCGGCGCGATTTTCAGATGGTGTTCCAGGACCCGTATGGGTCGCTGGACCCGCGCCAGACGGTGGAACGCATCGTCACCGAACCTCTGCAGGCGCAAGGCCAGACCACGCGCGCCGAGCAGCGCGAGCAGGCCGCCCAGGTGCTGTCGCAAGTGGGCCTGCGCACCAATGATCTGGGCAAGTACCCGCACGAGTTTTCCGGCGGCCAGCGCCAGCGCATTGCCATTGCACGCGCCCTCATCACCCGGCCGCGCCTCATCGTGGCCGACGAACCGGTGAGCGCACTCGACGTGTCGGTGCAGGCCCAGGTGCTGAACCTGATGCAGGACCTGCAGCAGCAGTTCGGCATCACCTACATGCTCATCAGCCACGACCTCGCGGTGGTCAACCACCTGTGCGACGAAGTGGCGGTGCTGTACCAGGGCCGCATCGTGGAGCGCGGCTCGCCGGGCGAGCTGTTCCGCAACGCGCAGCACCCTTACACACAGTCGCTGGTGGGCGCCGTGCCGCAGGTGTTGCCCGGACGCGCGCGGGCGCGCCGTGCGGCAGCCGCTGCGGCAACGGCAAAAACCGCATAA
- a CDS encoding ABC transporter ATP-binding protein, with product MSLLEVSNLRIRLQTHRGPADAVRGVSFSLARGETLGLIGESGCGKSITAMSLMGLLPDSAQVTGSIRFDGQELVGRTDAQMCQMRGNRIGMVFQEPMTALNPVHTIGRQVAEPLRLHRGMSAAAARTEAIALLDRVGIPNAAQRFDAYPHQFSGGQRQRITIAMALACGPDLLIADEPTTALDVTIQQQILDLISDLVAERSMALILISHDLGVISQNVDRMMVMYGGSVVESGSTASVFSAMAHPYTRGLFAARPHLGAVHAPGQRPRLSTIPGTVPELVDLPAGCPFAGRCSYTVDDCHHKQPEATLVATDADGDHLVRCLRREAIAEAQSANVANITEVAA from the coding sequence ATGTCTCTGTTAGAAGTCTCCAACCTCCGCATCCGCCTGCAAACGCACCGGGGCCCCGCCGACGCCGTGCGCGGCGTGAGCTTTTCGCTGGCGCGCGGTGAAACCCTGGGCCTGATCGGTGAATCGGGCTGTGGCAAATCCATCACGGCCATGTCGCTCATGGGCCTGCTGCCTGACAGCGCACAGGTCACCGGCAGCATCCGCTTTGACGGCCAAGAGCTCGTGGGCCGCACCGATGCGCAGATGTGCCAGATGCGTGGCAACCGCATTGGCATGGTGTTCCAGGAGCCCATGACGGCCCTCAACCCCGTGCACACCATTGGCCGCCAGGTGGCAGAGCCGCTGCGCCTGCACCGGGGCATGAGTGCAGCAGCCGCACGCACCGAAGCGATTGCACTGCTGGACCGCGTGGGCATCCCCAACGCCGCACAGCGCTTTGATGCCTATCCGCACCAGTTCTCTGGCGGGCAGCGCCAGCGCATCACCATTGCGATGGCGCTGGCCTGCGGGCCCGACCTGCTGATTGCCGACGAGCCCACCACGGCGCTGGATGTGACCATCCAGCAGCAGATCCTGGACCTCATCAGCGACCTGGTGGCCGAGCGCAGCATGGCGCTCATCCTCATCTCGCACGACCTGGGCGTGATCTCGCAGAACGTGGACCGCATGATGGTGATGTACGGCGGCAGCGTGGTCGAAAGCGGCTCCACCGCCTCGGTCTTCTCAGCCATGGCCCACCCCTACACACGCGGCTTGTTCGCCGCACGGCCCCACCTGGGTGCGGTGCACGCGCCCGGCCAGCGCCCTCGCCTGTCCACCATTCCGGGCACGGTGCCCGAGCTGGTAGACCTGCCCGCAGGCTGCCCCTTTGCGGGACGCTGCAGCTACACGGTGGATGACTGCCACCACAAACAACCCGAGGCCACGCTCGTGGCCACCGATGCCGACGGCGACCACCTTGTGCGCTGCCTGCGGCGCGAGGCCATTGCCGAGGCGCAGAGTGCGAACGTGGCGAACATCACCGAGGTGGCTGCATGA
- a CDS encoding ABC transporter permease — MSAAVSTPSSSMPSAPGWLHRALRHRSFVIGAVLSALLILAALLSFVWTPWSPYEMDLANKLASPSAKHWLGTDAFGRDVASLLLVGARNSILVGVIAVGIGLTIGTALGLLAAAKRGWVEELIMRLADFTFAFPAILSAIMLTAVFGAGIVNSIIAIGIFNIPTFARVTRASANAVWSREYILASRACGKGSWRITIEHVLPNILSVLIVQATIQFAIAILAEAALSYLGLGTQPPQPSWGRMLSEAQTLMFQAPLLAVWPGVAIALAVLGLNLLGDGLRDLLDPRLSRKR, encoded by the coding sequence ATGAGCGCCGCCGTTTCCACCCCCTCCTCCTCCATGCCCTCCGCCCCCGGCTGGCTGCACCGCGCTCTGCGCCACCGCAGTTTTGTCATCGGTGCCGTGTTGTCGGCGCTGCTGATCCTGGCTGCCCTGCTCTCTTTCGTCTGGACGCCCTGGTCGCCCTACGAGATGGACTTGGCGAACAAGCTGGCGAGCCCGTCTGCAAAGCACTGGCTGGGCACCGATGCCTTTGGCCGCGACGTGGCCTCGCTGTTGCTGGTGGGCGCCCGCAACTCCATCCTGGTGGGCGTGATCGCCGTGGGCATTGGCCTCACCATCGGTACGGCCCTGGGCCTGCTGGCCGCCGCCAAGCGCGGCTGGGTGGAAGAGCTCATCATGCGACTGGCGGACTTCACCTTCGCCTTCCCGGCCATCCTCTCCGCCATCATGCTGACCGCCGTGTTCGGCGCGGGTATTGTCAATTCGATCATTGCGATCGGTATCTTCAACATCCCGACGTTCGCACGCGTCACCCGTGCATCGGCCAACGCTGTGTGGTCGCGCGAATACATCCTGGCCTCGCGCGCCTGCGGCAAGGGCAGTTGGCGCATCACGATCGAGCACGTGCTGCCCAACATCCTGTCGGTGCTCATCGTGCAGGCCACCATCCAGTTCGCCATCGCCATCCTGGCCGAGGCGGCCCTGTCGTACCTGGGCCTGGGCACCCAGCCCCCCCAACCCTCCTGGGGCCGCATGCTCAGCGAAGCGCAGACGCTGATGTTCCAGGCCCCGTTGCTGGCCGTGTGGCCCGGCGTGGCGATTGCGCTGGCCGTGCTGGGCCTGAACCTGCTGGGCGATGGCCTGCGCGACCTCCTAGATCCCCGCCTCTCGCGCAAGCGTTGA
- a CDS encoding ABC transporter permease, giving the protein MGLFFLKRFVTLLATLIGASIVVFLVLEILPGNAAQILMGPDASPDAVAELATKLGLDQPASLRYWQWVSGLVVGNMGESYAYSSPVLDLVLERLALTVPLALMAMVITTVLALAAGVYAAARHNKLGDVGVMGLAQIGIAIPNFWFAILLILLFSVKLQWFSAGGFPGWTEDAGGSPLEALKALLLPAIALAVVQAAILARITRSAVLEVLREDFVRTARAKGLTQRAALWGHVLRNAMIPVVTVMGLQFANLLAGTIVVENVFYLPGLGRLIFQSISNRDLIVVRNCVMLLAAMVVIVNFVVDLLYAVIDPRVKASDI; this is encoded by the coding sequence ATGGGCCTGTTTTTTCTCAAGCGGTTTGTCACCCTCCTGGCCACGTTGATTGGCGCCTCCATCGTCGTGTTTCTGGTGCTGGAAATTCTGCCGGGCAACGCCGCGCAGATCCTTATGGGCCCCGATGCCTCCCCCGACGCGGTTGCGGAGCTGGCCACCAAGCTGGGGCTGGACCAACCCGCCAGCCTGCGCTACTGGCAATGGGTGAGCGGCCTGGTGGTGGGCAACATGGGCGAGAGCTACGCCTACAGCTCCCCCGTGCTGGACCTGGTGCTGGAGCGCCTGGCGCTCACCGTGCCGTTGGCCCTGATGGCGATGGTGATCACCACGGTGCTGGCGCTGGCCGCTGGTGTGTACGCCGCGGCACGCCACAACAAGCTGGGCGATGTGGGCGTGATGGGCCTGGCGCAGATCGGCATTGCCATCCCCAATTTCTGGTTCGCCATCCTGCTGATCCTGCTGTTCTCGGTGAAGCTGCAGTGGTTCTCGGCCGGTGGCTTTCCGGGCTGGACCGAAGACGCCGGTGGCAGCCCGCTCGAAGCCCTCAAGGCCCTGCTGCTGCCTGCGATTGCGCTGGCCGTGGTGCAGGCGGCCATCCTGGCGCGCATCACCCGCTCGGCCGTGCTGGAGGTGCTGCGTGAAGACTTTGTGCGCACCGCGCGTGCCAAGGGCCTGACGCAGCGCGCCGCGCTGTGGGGCCATGTGCTGCGCAACGCGATGATCCCGGTGGTCACGGTGATGGGGCTGCAATTCGCCAACCTGCTGGCGGGCACCATCGTGGTGGAAAACGTGTTCTACCTGCCGGGCCTCGGGCGCCTCATCTTCCAGTCCATCTCCAACCGCGACCTGATCGTGGTGCGCAACTGCGTGATGCTGCTCGCTGCCATGGTGGTCATCGTGAACTTCGTCGTGGACCTCCTCTACGCCGTGATCGACCCCCGCGTGAAGGCCTCCGACATCTGA
- a CDS encoding YfhL family 4Fe-4S dicluster ferredoxin: protein MALMITDECINCDVCEPECPNQAIYLGQEIYEIDPNKCTECVGHFDEPQCVQVCPVACIPVNPQHVENRETLWQKFQRLQAATST, encoded by the coding sequence ATGGCGCTGATGATCACGGACGAGTGCATCAACTGCGATGTGTGCGAGCCCGAATGCCCCAACCAGGCGATCTACCTGGGGCAGGAGATCTACGAAATTGACCCGAACAAGTGCACGGAATGTGTGGGGCATTTCGACGAGCCCCAGTGTGTGCAGGTCTGCCCTGTGGCCTGCATCCCTGTGAACCCGCAGCACGTGGAAAACCGCGAAACCCTCTGGCAGAAGTTTCAGCGGTTGCAGGCAGCTACATCAACGTAG
- the pth gene encoding aminoacyl-tRNA hydrolase produces MIKLFVGLGNPGPDYEDTRHNAGFWWIDALARELKTTLVPERSYHGLTARTTVHGQNVWLLEPQTFMNLSGKSVASLARFFKILPEEILVVHDELDIAPGQVKLKRGGSHAGHNGLRDIHGQLGSPDYWRLRIGIGHPGVKSEVANWVLKKPSPDQRTLIEDSIIHSLKAYPALLAGDMEKATLLIHTTKPPRPKPPRPVED; encoded by the coding sequence ATGATCAAGCTGTTTGTAGGCCTGGGAAACCCCGGGCCGGACTACGAGGACACGCGGCACAACGCCGGCTTCTGGTGGATTGACGCCCTGGCGCGCGAACTCAAGACCACGCTGGTGCCCGAGCGCAGTTATCACGGTCTGACGGCGCGCACCACGGTGCACGGCCAGAACGTGTGGCTGCTGGAGCCGCAGACCTTCATGAACCTCTCGGGCAAGTCGGTGGCATCGCTCGCGCGCTTTTTCAAGATCCTGCCCGAGGAAATCCTGGTGGTGCACGACGAGCTGGACATTGCCCCCGGGCAGGTCAAGCTCAAGCGCGGCGGCAGCCATGCCGGGCACAACGGCCTGCGGGACATTCACGGTCAGCTAGGGTCGCCCGACTACTGGCGCTTGCGCATCGGCATCGGCCATCCGGGCGTCAAAAGCGAAGTCGCCAACTGGGTGCTCAAGAAACCGTCGCCAGACCAACGCACGCTGATCGAGGACAGCATCATCCACTCGCTCAAGGCCTACCCGGCCCTGCTGGCGGGGGACATGGAAAAAGCCACGCTGCTCATCCACACCACCAAACCACCCCGCCCCAAGCCTCCTCGGCCCGTGGAGGACTGA
- a CDS encoding 50S ribosomal protein L25/general stress protein Ctc encodes MNFVAFERAKQGTGASRRLRNSGKTPGIVYGGAAEPQLIEVDHNALWHALKKEAFHSSVLDMEVAGATSKVVLRDVQYHPYKQLVLHIDFQRVDDKTKLHLKVPLHYSGAEESNAVKVDKCMVNPIVNELDVTCMPSDLPEFIAVDLSKLEKGASLHLKDIKLPKGVVAKVRGGQNNNPVLVSVVPPVVVVETPADAAPAADAKGKGKGKK; translated from the coding sequence ATGAACTTCGTCGCTTTTGAGCGCGCCAAGCAGGGTACGGGTGCGAGCCGCCGTCTGCGTAATTCGGGCAAGACGCCTGGCATCGTGTACGGTGGTGCTGCCGAACCCCAACTGATCGAGGTGGACCACAACGCTCTGTGGCACGCCCTCAAGAAGGAAGCTTTCCACTCCAGCGTGCTGGACATGGAAGTGGCTGGCGCAACCTCCAAGGTCGTGCTGCGTGACGTGCAATACCACCCCTACAAGCAACTGGTGCTGCACATCGACTTCCAGCGCGTGGACGACAAGACCAAGCTGCACCTGAAGGTGCCACTGCACTACAGCGGTGCCGAAGAGTCCAACGCCGTCAAGGTGGACAAGTGCATGGTCAACCCGATCGTGAACGAACTGGACGTGACCTGCATGCCTTCGGACCTGCCCGAATTCATCGCTGTGGACCTGTCCAAACTGGAAAAGGGTGCTTCCCTGCACCTGAAGGACATCAAGCTGCCCAAGGGCGTGGTGGCCAAGGTCCGTGGTGGCCAGAACAACAACCCCGTGCTGGTGTCCGTGGTGCCTCCAGTCGTGGTCGTTGAGACCCCTGCTGACGCCGCTCCTGCAGCCGATGCCAAGGGCAAGGGCAAGGGCAAGAAGTAA
- a CDS encoding ribose-phosphate pyrophosphokinase, producing MQANHPDFMVFTGNANPGMAAEIAQHLGTTLGAADVGRFSDGEVTVEIKQNVRARDVFVVQSTCAPTNENLMELLIMVDALKRASAERISAVIPYFGYARQDRRPRSTRVPITAKVVANMLQAVGVARVLTMDLHADQIQGFFDIPVDNIYASPVLLGDLRQKNYEDLIVVSPDVGGVVRARALAKQLGCDLAIIDKRRPKANVSEVMHVIGEIEGRNCVIMDDMIDTAGTLVKAAEVLKERGAKSVYAYCTHPIFSGPAIERIAKGTALDEVVVTNTIPLSDNAKGCSKIRQLSVAPLIAETIQRIAKGESVMSLFSDQDNLF from the coding sequence ATGCAAGCCAACCACCCCGACTTCATGGTTTTCACCGGCAATGCCAATCCTGGCATGGCGGCTGAAATTGCCCAACACCTCGGCACCACCCTCGGTGCGGCTGACGTGGGTCGTTTCTCTGACGGTGAAGTCACCGTCGAAATCAAGCAAAACGTGCGTGCACGTGACGTTTTCGTGGTGCAGTCCACCTGCGCACCCACCAACGAAAACCTCATGGAACTGCTGATCATGGTCGATGCGCTCAAGCGCGCGTCGGCTGAGCGCATCAGCGCCGTGATCCCCTATTTCGGTTACGCCCGCCAGGACCGCCGCCCCCGTTCTACCCGTGTGCCTATCACGGCCAAGGTGGTGGCCAACATGCTGCAAGCCGTGGGCGTGGCCCGCGTGCTGACCATGGACCTGCACGCCGACCAGATCCAGGGTTTCTTCGATATCCCCGTGGACAACATCTACGCGTCGCCAGTGCTGCTGGGCGACCTGCGTCAGAAGAACTACGAGGACCTGATCGTGGTATCCCCAGACGTGGGCGGCGTGGTGCGTGCGCGGGCTCTGGCCAAGCAACTGGGTTGCGATCTGGCGATCATCGACAAACGCCGCCCCAAGGCCAACGTGTCGGAAGTCATGCACGTGATCGGAGAAATCGAAGGCCGCAACTGCGTGATCATGGACGACATGATCGACACCGCCGGCACGCTGGTGAAGGCTGCCGAAGTGCTCAAGGAGCGTGGCGCCAAGAGCGTGTACGCCTATTGCACGCACCCCATTTTTTCGGGTCCTGCCATCGAACGCATCGCCAAGGGCACAGCCCTCGATGAAGTCGTGGTGACCAACACCATCCCGCTGAGCGACAACGCCAAGGGATGTTCCAAGATTCGCCAACTCTCCGTGGCCCCGCTGATCGCCGAGACGATCCAGCGCATTGCCAAGGGTGAGTCGGTCATGAGTTTGTTCTCGGACCAGGACAACCTGTTCTGA